In Truepera sp., the sequence TGGGTGGGGCCGCGCGGGATAGTCGCGGCCTCGGTCACGTCGCTCTTCGCGGCCAGGTTGCAAGCGGCGGGCATCATCGACGCGGGCGTGCTCGTGCCGCTGGTGTTCATCGTCATCGTGGGCACGGTGCTGCTCGCGAGCCTCACCGCCAAGCCACTGGGTGTGGCGCTGGGCGTCGCCGATCCCAACCCGCAGGGCTTCCTGATCCTGGGGGCCCACGGCGTGGCGCGGCAGATAGGTAAGGCCCTCGCCGACGCCGGCTTGCCCGTGGTGCTGGCCGACACCAACCGCTACAACGTCGCCGCGGCGCGCACCCTGGGACTCACCACCTACTTCGGCAGTCTGCTCTCGGACCGCAGCGACGATCAGGTGAGGCTCGCAGGGATCGGACGGTTGCTGGCCCTCACGTCGAACGACGAGGCGAACGCTCTCACCGCCGTCAAGTACGCGCGCGAGTTCGGCAAGGCCAACGTTTACCAACTCGCCCCGAAAGAGCGCCACGACGGCACGAGGCGCCTGGGTGGGGACAACCGCGGCACCTGGCTCTCGAGTGAAGAGCTATCGTTCAACCGCCTGCGCGACCTGCACGAGGCCGGGGCGGTGTTCGGCAAACAGGAGCTAAGCGAGGAGTACAGCCTCGCCGATTACCTGACCGAGATGGGGTCTCGCGCCGTGCCGCTGTTCATGGTGAACGGCAAGGTCGTCCGTGTGATCTCGGAGCGCACCGATCCGGAGCGCGAGCAGTCGGGCAGTGTGCTCGCGCTGCTGGTGCCCTCCTAGAGGCTAGCTTCGTCCAAGAACTCCTGGAGCTTGTCGACGTTGACGGTGATGGGCGAGCGGCGGCGACGAACCGCGCCGTACTCGAGGAGCCTGGCGAGGCAATGGCTGACCGTCTCGCGCGTGGCGCCGATCATCTTGGCGAGGTCCTGCTGGGTGAGGGTCAGGTCGATGACGGTGCCGCGGTCCGACGGTACTCCGAAGTCGCCGGCAAGCCGCAGGAGCAGGTTCGCGAGCCTCCCCGGGGCGTCGAAGGCGCCGACTTCCGCCTGCCACTGTTGCGCCTGCCACAGCCGCGTGCTCATCACCTGGATGAACTTCATCGCGATACGCGGTTGCTGCTGCAGGAGGCGCTGGAACTCCATCTCGGGCATGACGATGAGCGTCGTGTCGGTCACCGCTTCTGCCTGGTTGGGGCGCCGCTCGCTCTCCAGCAGAAGCAGCTCGCCGAAGATGTCGTACTTGCCGAGCAGGCCCAGGATCATCTCCTTGCCGTTCGGGAAGTACATCGAGATTTTGACCATGCCGTCGCGGATGAAGTACAGCGCGTCGGCCGGGTCCTCCATGTGATAGACGATCTCGCCCGCCGCGAAGCGCTTGTAGGGCGTGATGCGAGCCATCTGCTCGATCTCGTCCGGAGTCAGGTCCTCGAACAACTCCGTGTTCTTGAGGTGCCACACAAGACTCGGATACTGGCTCGCTTCAGTCATCAAGCTCCCCTCCTGCGCCCCAGGAAAGTCGGGAACGGGGCCTTACACCGCTCACCGCCATCCATACGCGTTACTACTTCGGCGTCTACTATCGCACATCGCGGCACGTAGGCGTCCCGGTTGGACGGGGCGCGCGCTGCTCGACCCGAGCATCGACCGCCGCCCTAAGACCGTCACGGTTGGTCGGCTTGCGCGGCGCGCTCGCTCAAGGCGGTGCTCAGGCGCATGAGCCTGAGGTAGTCGGCAAGGACGCGGTAATCGCTGACCTTGAGGCCGTCGACGAACACGGTGGGTGTGCCCGTGAGGCGGAGGTCTTGCGCCGCGCTGCGGTAAGCCTCCTCGATCTTCGCTCCTTGCTCACCCCCGCGAATGCAGGCGGCGAGGTTCTCCGAGGGGAGCTCGAGGTCGTCGGCCACCGTCACGAAGGTGGCGATCGGGTCGGGCAGCTTGGCCCAGGTCTGCTGCTCATCGAACAACGCGGCCTGGTAGGCCCAGAAGGCGTCCTCGCCCGCCTGATGCCCGCTGGCCTGCGCGACCTCGTCCGATACGCACTCGGTAGCCTCAGCGGCCGCCACGGCGTTCGGGTGGATGCTCTTGAGCGGGAAGTGGTGAAACTCGAAGCGCACGTCTCCGCGGGGGAGGAGTTCGTCGATCACGATGGGCATGCCGAGGCTTTCGAACTGGGCGCAGAACGGGCACTGCAGGTCGGTGAAGAGGCGCACGACGTGCGTGGCGTCGGCGGGCCCCAGCGCGTGAGCGGCCGGTCCGAACCGCGAGCTCTCTATGAGTTGCGGCACGAAGCGCACGCTGACGGCGTCCGGCCCGGCCGTCGCGGGCGCCGCCTCGCCGCCGGACGGTTCCGGCTCGGCAGGAGCCGTGATGTCGACGTACATGAGGTACTCCATGACCTCCAACGCGACCTCGCCGCCGCCGACCAGCTCCGAGGCGCGGGTACGGAAGAAGTCCGCCACGGGCGCGGCGATGCCTGCGCCGTAGCCGCTGGCGGCGCCGATGAGGTCGCCGAGGAAGCGGATGTTGGCGTCGCTCAGCGCGCCGGAGCCGGTGATTCCCACCGCGACGTCGCCCTGCGCCTCTATCTC encodes:
- a CDS encoding Crp/Fnr family transcriptional regulator gives rise to the protein MTEASQYPSLVWHLKNTELFEDLTPDEIEQMARITPYKRFAAGEIVYHMEDPADALYFIRDGMVKISMYFPNGKEMILGLLGKYDIFGELLLLESERRPNQAEAVTDTTLIVMPEMEFQRLLQQQPRIAMKFIQVMSTRLWQAQQWQAEVGAFDAPGRLANLLLRLAGDFGVPSDRGTVIDLTLTQQDLAKMIGATRETVSHCLARLLEYGAVRRRRSPITVNVDKLQEFLDEASL
- a CDS encoding thioredoxin domain-containing protein; the encoded protein is MHSPRQVTRHIAAAFIATLIALAPGAARAQLGDSPQSLLDALVEYSPAPTDGGYLVASGFNFEIEAQGDVAVGITGSGALSDANIRFLGDLIGAASGYGAGIAAPVADFFRTRASELVGGGEVALEVMEYLMYVDITAPAEPEPSGGEAAPATAGPDAVSVRFVPQLIESSRFGPAAHALGPADATHVVRLFTDLQCPFCAQFESLGMPIVIDELLPRGDVRFEFHHFPLKSIHPNAVAAAEATECVSDEVAQASGHQAGEDAFWAYQAALFDEQQTWAKLPDPIATFVTVADDLELPSENLAACIRGGEQGAKIEEAYRSAAQDLRLTGTPTVFVDGLKVSDYRVLADYLRLMRLSTALSERAAQADQP